A stretch of Alkalicella caledoniensis DNA encodes these proteins:
- a CDS encoding DUF2326 domain-containing protein, whose protein sequence is MQLKKVYANKSSFRTVEFNETGLSFIVAKQKDPENKSNGKTYNGVGKSLIVNIIHFCMGSKKKNYTSFCNKLPGWEFYLEFFIGGVDYTAKRSTDNPNKIILNDEELTLTKFNAKMESVCFNIPDDISHLSFRSLFPFFIRPNKKWYVDFNGASSSYNQYQTMLYNAFLLGLDVFLAQKKYNIKKEQDRIKTLEGNFKNDELLRDFFTGNKDVTLTIVDLEEQIEKLNRNLSNFKVAEDYRDVQKEADRIESELFALNNKIILIQNNIESVNKSLNMESKTDQNDIAKVYEEANVHFSENLQKTLNDLERFYEKLVSNRKKRLLEQKNKFESEIAAKSQTANKLKNELDHLMKYLGDHQALDVFLSLSDKSAHLKTKLESLKKYQSLQLEYKEKLRDAEKIQLEQSEIAENFLAEIETEINVLRDYFRSLAKRFYPNAVAGLSVSNNDGENLQRYNIDAKIESDNSDGINNVKIFCYDMTLLFKGQNHNINFLFHDSRLFDGIDERQKAELFKIVYEEFVDSKKQYIATVNQNQLNEIKDYLEPELFQKIINDNTVLTLTDDHESEKLLGITIDINDD, encoded by the coding sequence ATGCAATTAAAGAAGGTCTATGCTAATAAGTCCAGCTTTAGGACAGTGGAATTTAACGAAACCGGATTAAGTTTTATTGTTGCTAAGCAGAAGGATCCTGAAAATAAGAGTAATGGCAAAACATACAATGGTGTAGGAAAATCTCTTATAGTTAATATAATACATTTTTGCATGGGGTCGAAAAAGAAAAATTATACATCCTTCTGTAACAAGCTCCCAGGTTGGGAGTTTTATTTAGAGTTTTTTATTGGAGGAGTAGATTATACAGCTAAGAGATCGACGGATAATCCAAATAAGATCATATTAAATGACGAAGAGCTTACGCTAACAAAATTTAACGCTAAAATGGAGTCTGTGTGTTTTAATATACCGGATGATATTTCACATTTGAGCTTTAGATCTCTGTTCCCATTTTTCATAAGACCTAATAAAAAATGGTATGTAGATTTCAATGGAGCCTCAAGTAGCTATAACCAGTATCAGACAATGCTGTACAATGCATTTCTGCTAGGACTTGATGTTTTTCTAGCTCAGAAAAAATATAATATTAAAAAAGAGCAAGATAGAATTAAAACATTAGAAGGTAATTTTAAGAATGATGAATTGTTAAGGGATTTCTTTACAGGAAATAAAGATGTTACATTGACTATAGTTGATTTGGAAGAACAAATAGAGAAATTAAATAGAAATCTTAGCAATTTCAAGGTTGCAGAAGACTACCGTGATGTGCAAAAAGAAGCGGATAGAATAGAAAGCGAATTATTCGCACTCAATAATAAAATCATTCTAATTCAAAATAACATTGAGTCTGTAAACAAGAGCTTGAATATGGAATCAAAAACTGATCAGAATGATATTGCCAAAGTATATGAAGAAGCTAACGTACATTTTTCTGAAAATCTGCAAAAAACTCTTAACGACTTAGAAAGATTTTATGAGAAGTTAGTTTCAAACAGGAAAAAAAGACTTCTTGAACAAAAAAATAAATTTGAGTCTGAGATTGCAGCAAAGTCCCAGACGGCAAATAAACTTAAAAATGAACTTGATCATTTAATGAAGTATCTTGGAGATCATCAAGCGCTTGATGTATTTTTATCACTTAGTGATAAGAGCGCTCACTTGAAAACCAAACTAGAGAGTTTAAAAAAATACCAATCTCTTCAACTAGAGTATAAAGAAAAATTACGAGATGCGGAAAAAATTCAACTAGAGCAATCAGAAATAGCGGAGAACTTCCTTGCTGAAATTGAGACAGAAATCAATGTATTAAGAGATTACTTTAGAAGCTTAGCTAAAAGGTTTTATCCGAATGCTGTTGCGGGATTGTCAGTTAGCAATAATGACGGAGAGAATCTCCAACGATACAATATTGATGCAAAAATTGAGTCAGACAATTCAGATGGTATAAATAATGTTAAAATCTTTTGTTATGACATGACACTATTATTTAAGGGCCAAAATCATAATATCAATTTTCTATTTCATGACAGTAGACTTTTCGATGGTATCGACGAAAGGCAAAAAGCCGAGCTCTTTAAGATTGTATATGAAGAGTTTGTGGATTCAAAAAAACAATATATTGCTACAGTGAACCAAAACCAGCTCAATGAAATTAAAGATTATCTGGAACCTGAATTGTTCCAGAAGATCATTAATGATAATACAGTACTGACTCTTACGGATGATCATGAATCAGAGAAGCTCTTGGGTATTACTATAGATATTAATGATGATTAA
- a CDS encoding ABC-three component system protein: MNVQERSVARILFKNKIHEANGQAFEDIFTQTMYYAHEGFQSIKPWGNIGDRKNDGYIKSEGTYYQVYAPEDITKSYVDFVKKIETDFIGLVEQWSPVNNFYFVVNDKYRGVNADCEQLIQGLKDTYKLKDAKILTAKDLENEVFSLEDDQIFRIVGFLPDPSNLKNMDFSILNEVISHIMGLPIDLKKEPSLVVPDFNEKIKFNDLSEVTAEYLNSAFVRVVYLNDYLSNNSDFIADLLRDKLNEVYLQEKEKYSGDELFWNIVNQLSPKKQQVYQVTVIVIMSKYFETCDIFEEPFKEGEE; the protein is encoded by the coding sequence ATGAATGTTCAGGAGCGAAGTGTAGCAAGAATACTATTCAAAAATAAAATACATGAAGCAAATGGGCAGGCATTTGAAGATATATTTACTCAGACGATGTATTATGCGCATGAAGGATTCCAATCAATTAAACCTTGGGGAAACATCGGGGATCGGAAAAATGATGGGTATATAAAGAGTGAGGGCACATATTATCAAGTTTATGCTCCTGAAGACATCACAAAATCATATGTTGATTTCGTTAAAAAAATAGAAACAGATTTTATAGGTTTAGTCGAGCAGTGGTCTCCCGTTAATAATTTTTACTTTGTTGTAAATGATAAATATAGAGGTGTTAACGCCGATTGTGAACAGTTAATTCAAGGTCTTAAAGATACTTATAAGTTGAAAGATGCTAAGATTCTTACTGCTAAAGATTTAGAAAATGAAGTATTTTCACTAGAGGATGATCAAATTTTTAGAATTGTAGGTTTTCTGCCTGACCCGAGCAATTTGAAAAACATGGATTTTTCTATCCTTAATGAAGTAATCTCACATATTATGGGTTTACCGATAGATTTAAAGAAAGAACCTAGCTTAGTAGTTCCTGATTTTAATGAGAAGATAAAGTTTAACGATCTTTCAGAAGTTACAGCAGAGTATTTAAACAGTGCTTTTGTGAGAGTGGTTTACTTAAACGATTATCTTTCGAATAATAGCGATTTTATTGCGGATTTACTGAGAGATAAATTAAATGAAGTTTATCTTCAAGAAAAAGAGAAATATAGTGGAGATGAGCTATTCTGGAATATAGTTAACCAACTAAGTCCGAAAAAGCAGCAGGTATATCAAGTGACAGTTATCGTTATAATGTCTAAGTATTTTGAAACTTGTGACATTTTCGAAGAACCTTTTAAGGAGGGAGAAGAATGA
- a CDS encoding ABC-three component system middle component 6, with protein sequence MIVPTKHTHFSESLLGFGAYLLGKVDSIKSIDSLWNEYQNDLSKSQYVAKHSFDNLLLTLVFLYSIGVVEEKDGGVVRCN encoded by the coding sequence ATGATAGTACCAACTAAACATACCCATTTTTCAGAATCCCTACTAGGTTTTGGTGCATATTTATTAGGTAAAGTCGATTCTATAAAATCAATAGATTCGTTATGGAATGAATATCAGAATGATTTATCAAAGAGTCAATATGTTGCAAAACATAGTTTTGACAACTTGTTACTCACTCTTGTTTTTCTTTACTCTATTGGAGTTGTTGAAGAAAAAGATGGGGGTGTTGTAAGATGCAATTAA